A single region of the Halorussus gelatinilyticus genome encodes:
- a CDS encoding DUF1272 domain-containing protein, whose amino-acid sequence MKIFEHVSWWSENDSSASLVFQCTSCNTCFEVQRQVCPECGGYDIDRRTWTDVSE is encoded by the coding sequence ATGAAGATATTCGAGCACGTTAGCTGGTGGAGTGAAAACGATTCATCGGCATCGCTCGTGTTTCAGTGCACAAGCTGTAACACATGTTTTGAGGTTCAGCGACAAGTGTGCCCGGAGTGTGGTGGATACGATATCGACCGACGAACTTGGACCGACGTATCGGAGTAA
- a CDS encoding sodium:solute symporter family transporter: protein MAVDTLVAGIVMVYLLGMLGIGIWATQKTKSTADFLIAGKRFGIWAVAFSAFASIMSGFGFIGGPGLFYQGGYAFLWIAIVAPLAFPVSWFVLGKKMRLMAEVREILTIPDAVYARYDSQAARGLTAVSVLLGVISYLAVQLKAMGFVLSEILGTSQFVALAIAVGVITVYTVGGGMIAGVTTDLVQGVVMVIGSIIVFGLALDYGGGLSQMSRDIAVNDPQMAGAFGSFPVMLTLCWYFLFTVGNSGQPHMAHKLYMIRDVKLLKWGAPIAGLSYFASSLMMLGIGISVRASVETGAIEALQSADNAAPYFLTNFTPSLLAGVVFAAALGAIMSTSDAFINIGAANLARDIPESLGIHFDTDRQELWAHRIASATIIAGSLFLAYYAEILVGLLGVVGWALFASALVPLLGIGLNWDGATKEGAVASAFTALVLNIGLAIAGEFYGFSLPNSVVIGAFTLVVASIVMIVVSFATSSVSREQIASDVHSVITS from the coding sequence ATGGCTGTCGACACGCTCGTCGCGGGCATCGTCATGGTCTACCTCCTCGGTATGTTGGGTATCGGCATCTGGGCGACCCAGAAAACCAAGAGCACTGCGGACTTCCTCATCGCTGGAAAGCGATTCGGCATCTGGGCAGTAGCATTCTCGGCGTTTGCGTCCATCATGAGCGGGTTCGGCTTCATCGGCGGCCCCGGCCTGTTCTACCAGGGCGGGTACGCCTTCCTCTGGATCGCCATCGTCGCGCCGCTTGCCTTCCCTGTCTCATGGTTCGTATTGGGCAAGAAAATGCGACTCATGGCCGAAGTCCGGGAAATTCTTACGATTCCCGACGCGGTTTACGCCCGTTACGACAGTCAAGCCGCGCGTGGTCTCACCGCCGTCTCCGTTCTCCTCGGCGTCATTTCATATCTCGCAGTTCAGCTCAAGGCGATGGGTTTCGTGTTGAGCGAGATTCTGGGTACAAGCCAATTCGTCGCACTCGCAATCGCGGTCGGCGTCATCACCGTCTACACGGTCGGCGGGGGCATGATCGCGGGCGTTACCACCGACCTTGTCCAGGGTGTCGTGATGGTGATCGGTAGCATCATCGTGTTCGGACTCGCGCTCGACTACGGTGGTGGGCTTTCCCAGATGAGCCGCGATATCGCAGTGAATGATCCGCAGATGGCAGGTGCCTTCGGTAGCTTCCCCGTCATGCTGACGCTCTGTTGGTACTTCCTGTTCACTGTCGGCAACTCTGGCCAGCCCCACATGGCGCATAAGCTCTACATGATTCGCGACGTGAAGCTCCTCAAGTGGGGTGCACCCATTGCGGGCCTCTCCTACTTCGCGTCTTCGCTCATGATGCTTGGCATCGGCATCAGCGTTCGAGCGAGCGTTGAGACCGGTGCTATCGAAGCGCTCCAGAGCGCCGACAACGCCGCCCCCTACTTCCTGACCAACTTTACTCCGTCGCTACTTGCAGGGGTCGTGTTCGCCGCGGCGCTCGGTGCTATCATGAGCACGAGTGACGCGTTCATCAACATCGGCGCGGCGAACCTCGCTCGGGACATTCCCGAGAGCCTCGGCATCCACTTCGACACCGACCGTCAGGAACTGTGGGCACACCGAATTGCTTCCGCGACGATAATCGCTGGGTCGTTGTTCCTCGCTTACTACGCCGAGATTCTGGTCGGCCTCCTAGGCGTCGTTGGTTGGGCACTGTTCGCCAGCGCGCTGGTTCCGCTGCTCGGCATCGGACTCAATTGGGACGGCGCGACCAAGGAGGGTGCGGTCGCGTCCGCGTTCACCGCGCTTGTCCTCAATATCGGCCTCGCGATTGCCGGCGAGTTCTACGGCTTCTCGCTCCCGAATAGTGTAGTCATCGGCGCGTTCACGCTCGTCGTCGCATCCATCGTTATGATTGTCGTCAGCTTCGCGACGTCGTCGGTGTCGCGAGAGCAGATTGCCAGTGACGTCCACAGCGTCATCACAAGTTAA